Proteins from a single region of Haloplanus sp. GDY1:
- the moaC gene encoding cyclic pyranopterin monophosphate synthase MoaC has protein sequence MSDEDAGADDLTHTDESGSVQMVDVGDKPDTARRAVAEGTIHLQPSTVDAIRENDVEKGDVLATARVGTVQAVKHTWETIPMCHQIPITNVETDFEVGEDRVDLAVAVETTGKTGCEMEALEGVTTGLNVVWDMVKAAEKDADGEYPDTAISDVRVTEKTKRRLD, from the coding sequence ATGAGTGACGAGGACGCCGGCGCCGACGACCTGACCCACACCGACGAGTCCGGATCGGTGCAGATGGTCGACGTGGGCGACAAGCCCGACACGGCCCGCCGGGCGGTCGCCGAGGGGACGATCCACCTCCAGCCGTCGACGGTCGACGCCATCCGCGAGAACGACGTCGAGAAGGGCGACGTGCTGGCGACGGCCCGCGTCGGCACCGTGCAGGCGGTGAAACACACGTGGGAGACGATCCCGATGTGTCACCAGATCCCGATCACGAACGTCGAGACGGACTTCGAGGTCGGCGAGGACCGGGTGGACCTCGCCGTCGCCGTCGAGACGACGGGCAAGACCGGCTGCGAGATGGAGGCCCTGGAGGGCGTGACGACCGGGCTGAACGTCGTCTGGGACATGGTCAAGGCGGCCGAGAAGGACGCGGACGGCGAGTACCCCGACACGGCGATCAGCGACGTGCGGGTGACCGAGAAGACGAAACGGCGGTTAGACTGA
- a CDS encoding NAD(P)H-hydrate dehydratase produces the protein MISADRMAAVDENAAALGVPRKQLMESSGNAVAGVVRRVADPGAAVALVCGRGNNGGDAFVAARFLDDYDVTVHLLGRPETIGTDIARENWDALVAAEYDTRVVADSRSLDLGDPDVVVDAMLGTGVTGALREPERSAAEAIDDSSATVVAVDVPSGVDADTGEAAGTAVDADHVVTFHDEKPGLDDWAVTVADIGIPEAAELFTGPGDRNLLSRPGDAHKGDFGEVLVVGGGPYTGAPALAAEAAMRAGADLVRVACPRAVAREVQGFEAGLILRPFDGDRLTAENLDHVRGLAADHDAVVFGPGLGDHEATLAAVGDFLADFDGRAVIDADALAVVPDVDTEATLLCTPHGGELREMGGPSADDWRDRLDAVSAFAAELGHALLVKGAYDVISDGETSRVNRTGNPGMTVGGTGDVLAGAAGALLATQDPVDAGALAAYANGLAGDRVVDRQGYGLLASDLPPELPRSLWGEGDE, from the coding sequence ATGATCTCCGCAGACCGGATGGCGGCCGTCGACGAGAACGCGGCCGCCCTCGGGGTGCCGCGCAAGCAGTTGATGGAGTCGAGCGGCAACGCCGTCGCGGGGGTGGTGCGCCGGGTCGCCGACCCCGGTGCCGCCGTCGCCCTCGTCTGTGGCCGCGGCAACAACGGCGGCGACGCCTTCGTCGCCGCGCGCTTCCTCGACGACTACGACGTGACCGTCCACCTGCTCGGCCGCCCGGAGACCATCGGCACCGACATCGCCCGCGAGAACTGGGACGCGCTCGTGGCCGCGGAGTACGACACCCGGGTCGTCGCCGATTCGCGGAGCCTGGACCTCGGCGACCCCGACGTGGTCGTCGACGCCATGCTCGGGACGGGCGTGACCGGCGCGCTCCGGGAACCGGAACGGTCGGCCGCCGAAGCGATCGACGACTCGTCCGCCACCGTCGTCGCCGTCGACGTGCCCTCCGGCGTCGACGCCGACACGGGCGAGGCCGCAGGCACCGCCGTCGACGCCGACCACGTGGTCACCTTCCACGACGAGAAGCCCGGCCTCGACGACTGGGCGGTGACCGTCGCCGACATCGGCATCCCCGAGGCGGCGGAACTGTTCACCGGACCCGGGGACCGAAACCTGCTCTCCCGCCCCGGCGACGCCCACAAGGGCGACTTCGGCGAGGTGCTGGTCGTCGGCGGGGGGCCCTACACCGGCGCGCCGGCCCTCGCCGCGGAGGCGGCGATGCGCGCCGGCGCCGACCTGGTTCGGGTGGCCTGCCCCCGCGCCGTCGCCCGCGAGGTGCAGGGGTTCGAGGCGGGGCTGATCCTCCGGCCGTTCGACGGCGACCGACTGACGGCCGAGAACCTCGACCACGTCCGCGGCCTCGCGGCCGACCACGACGCCGTCGTCTTCGGCCCCGGCCTCGGCGACCACGAGGCGACCCTGGCGGCCGTCGGGGACTTCCTCGCCGACTTCGACGGCCGGGCGGTGATCGACGCCGACGCCCTCGCGGTCGTTCCGGACGTCGACACCGAGGCGACGCTCCTGTGTACGCCCCACGGGGGCGAACTCCGGGAGATGGGCGGCCCGAGCGCGGACGACTGGCGCGACCGGCTCGACGCGGTGTCGGCGTTCGCCGCCGAACTGGGCCACGCGCTGCTCGTGAAGGGCGCCTACGACGTGATTTCGGACGGCGAGACGTCGCGGGTGAACCGCACGGGCAACCCGGGGATGACCGTCGGCGGGACGGGCGACGTGCTGGCCGGCGCCGCCGGAGCGCTGCTCGCCACGCAGGACCCCGTCGACGCCGGCGCCCTCGCCGCCTACGCCAACGGCCTCGCCGGCGACCGGGTGGTCGACCGACAGGGGTACGGCCTGCTGGCGAGCGACCTCCCCCCGGAACTCCCGCGGTCCCTGTGGGGTGAGGGCGATGAGTGA
- a CDS encoding MFS transporter: MTRRLFGTLCGLVLCANFGRVAFAPLLETFRTTFQVGTGAVGLVATLVWVGSAVPRIPVGYLVTRIPRGRIVLGAGLLLTVASALTATTDSLPLLQVGAFAVGVASGAYYASAVPLIGDLYPDRVGQMAGVHGTAAQTAAVVAPTLTVALVAAESWRAVFWLLAAVGATFSLLFLVVSRRRDGGVPRGADHDFLAALAHWRVILAAVVMVGGAGFVWQGVFNFYVTYLVTTKGMVAGRAGTLLTVAFAAGLPAFWLGGSLADRLPHVPYILALGAGVAAGVAALTVAGSLPALVAVSVALGLVAHSLFPALDAYVLGTVPDNRGSAYAVYGGLALLVQATGSGAVGLLGEIYPFDAIFRGFALGLLALLALLAALYLRGAFPTAE; this comes from the coding sequence GTGACCCGTCGGCTCTTCGGCACGCTCTGTGGGCTGGTCCTCTGTGCCAACTTCGGGCGGGTGGCCTTCGCCCCCCTCCTGGAGACGTTCCGGACGACGTTCCAGGTGGGGACGGGCGCCGTCGGCCTCGTGGCGACGCTCGTCTGGGTGGGCTCGGCGGTGCCGCGGATCCCGGTCGGTTACCTCGTGACGCGGATTCCGCGGGGGCGCATCGTCCTCGGCGCGGGCCTCCTCCTCACCGTCGCGTCGGCGCTGACGGCGACGACGGACTCGCTGCCCCTCCTGCAGGTGGGCGCCTTCGCCGTCGGCGTCGCCTCGGGGGCGTACTACGCGTCGGCGGTCCCCCTCATCGGCGACCTCTACCCCGACCGCGTCGGGCAGATGGCCGGGGTCCACGGGACGGCGGCGCAGACCGCGGCCGTCGTCGCGCCGACGCTCACCGTCGCCCTCGTCGCCGCCGAATCGTGGCGGGCCGTCTTCTGGCTGCTCGCGGCGGTCGGCGCGACGTTCTCGCTCCTGTTTCTCGTCGTCTCCCGGCGGCGGGACGGCGGGGTTCCCCGCGGCGCCGACCACGACTTCCTCGCGGCGCTGGCCCACTGGCGGGTCATCCTCGCGGCCGTCGTGATGGTCGGCGGCGCCGGCTTCGTCTGGCAGGGCGTGTTCAACTTCTACGTCACGTATCTCGTCACGACCAAGGGGATGGTCGCCGGGCGCGCCGGGACGCTCCTGACGGTGGCCTTCGCGGCCGGGCTGCCGGCGTTCTGGCTGGGCGGCAGCCTCGCCGACCGGCTCCCACACGTGCCCTACATCCTGGCGCTCGGGGCGGGCGTCGCCGCGGGCGTCGCGGCGCTGACCGTCGCCGGGTCGCTCCCCGCCCTCGTCGCGGTGAGCGTCGCGCTCGGCCTCGTCGCCCACAGCCTCTTTCCCGCCCTCGACGCCTACGTCCTCGGGACGGTGCCCGACAACCGCGGGAGCGCCTACGCCGTCTACGGCGGCCTCGCGCTCCTCGTGCAGGCCACCGGGAGCGGCGCGGTCGGACTGCTGGGCGAGATCTACCCCTTCGACGCCATCTTCCGGGGGTTCGCCCTGGGCCTCCTCGCGCTCCTCGCGCTCCTCGCGGCCCTGTATCTGCGCGGTGCCTTCCCCACCGCCGAGTGA
- a CDS encoding ArsR/SmtB family transcription factor, protein MSGLLPSQLEGDVSAEGDGELRVLSLTDDDAEDLIGSISSETARSILTALEDRPATASELAESVSTSLQNVRHHLGNLEEAGLVEVADTRYSVKGREMKVYAPTQDSLVVCVGSDADKERFLDSLDRLVGVLAVLAVGAFAVQRAFGAGVVDLGGPGTAPRVGDGVGNATGPLLGLLPPGLAFLAGGLLIVATLVVWDYYAR, encoded by the coding sequence ATGTCAGGGCTGTTACCGTCACAGTTGGAGGGGGACGTGAGCGCGGAGGGGGACGGTGAACTCCGCGTCCTGTCCCTGACGGACGACGACGCCGAGGACCTCATCGGTTCGATCTCCTCGGAGACGGCCCGTTCGATCCTGACCGCCCTGGAGGATCGCCCCGCGACGGCGTCGGAACTCGCGGAGTCGGTGTCGACGTCCCTCCAGAACGTCCGTCACCACCTCGGCAACCTCGAAGAGGCCGGGCTGGTCGAAGTCGCGGACACGCGCTACTCGGTGAAGGGACGCGAGATGAAGGTGTACGCCCCGACGCAGGACTCGCTCGTCGTCTGCGTGGGGTCGGACGCCGACAAGGAGCGCTTCCTCGACTCGCTGGATCGGCTCGTGGGCGTCCTCGCCGTCCTCGCGGTGGGGGCGTTCGCGGTCCAGCGGGCGTTCGGCGCCGGCGTCGTCGACCTCGGCGGCCCCGGGACCGCGCCCCGCGTCGGCGACGGCGTCGGGAACGCGACGGGGCCCCTGCTGGGGCTGCTTCCCCCCGGCCTCGCCTTCCTCGCGGGCGGGCTCCTGATCGTCGCGACCCTCGTCGTCTGGGACTACTACGCCCGCTGA
- a CDS encoding S8 family serine peptidase yields MFDAPRARVALLTLVVVLAAVQPVPAGATDTPPATAATDGGGEVGTTIGSAVQRHPSGAGATADALRSVRADAVHARGLTGSGVDVGVIGRGFDASNGVIAPHVVERRRIGGPAGATAHDTAVAEVVSETAPSANLYLVGVGRTPTPAEYARAVEWLTDRGVDVVVDSGSYFPSVAGDGSRITAAAERATDEGVVFVTSAGNYANRHWAGEGAVDGWVTFAEDDAANHLADGDPIRGRVVARLRWQSSADYDLYLYRNLPNAPDRVVAKSAADESGPGLTVEGVDVAVPRGRYYLAVYADDVADDSPLRPARIQVFAARHELEHATAHGSMVAPATGDRVVAVGAAADGELAGYSSRSANGTVDLVAPGDARTRAASDLVGTSAAAPYVAGTAALMESAGRDPSPERVETILERTADGEGDSLDALAAVEAASDDATGGTAAGDPATDDRSVDAGVTDGRTADDRSTRDRSADGNATRSGGRDDGSRPVGADGDGRSRDGVSDRNGEDDRDRTERRDDGQADDPRRAGGSGEAGDSERDDRSARRDRA; encoded by the coding sequence ATGTTCGACGCCCCCCGCGCACGCGTCGCCCTCCTCACGCTCGTCGTCGTTCTCGCGGCCGTCCAGCCGGTACCGGCGGGTGCGACCGACACGCCGCCGGCGACCGCGGCCACGGACGGCGGCGGGGAGGTCGGCACGACCATCGGCTCCGCGGTCCAGCGACACCCGTCGGGCGCCGGCGCGACGGCCGATGCGCTCCGGTCGGTCCGGGCCGACGCGGTCCACGCTCGCGGCCTCACGGGCTCCGGCGTCGACGTGGGCGTCATCGGCCGCGGCTTCGACGCGAGCAACGGGGTGATCGCACCCCACGTAGTCGAGCGACGGCGGATCGGCGGCCCGGCGGGGGCGACGGCTCACGACACCGCCGTCGCCGAGGTGGTCTCGGAGACGGCCCCCTCCGCGAACCTCTACCTCGTCGGCGTGGGCCGGACGCCGACGCCGGCGGAGTACGCCCGGGCCGTCGAGTGGCTGACCGACCGCGGGGTCGACGTCGTCGTCGACTCCGGGAGCTACTTCCCGAGCGTCGCGGGCGACGGGAGTCGGATCACCGCCGCGGCGGAGCGGGCGACCGACGAGGGCGTGGTGTTCGTCACCTCCGCGGGGAACTACGCCAACCGTCACTGGGCGGGCGAGGGGGCCGTCGACGGCTGGGTCACCTTCGCCGAGGACGACGCGGCGAACCACCTCGCCGACGGCGACCCCATCCGGGGCCGCGTCGTCGCCCGCCTGCGCTGGCAGTCGAGCGCCGACTACGACCTCTATCTCTATCGCAACCTCCCGAACGCGCCCGACCGCGTCGTCGCGAAGTCGGCGGCCGACGAGAGCGGCCCGGGACTGACCGTCGAGGGCGTCGACGTGGCCGTCCCGCGCGGCCGGTACTACCTCGCCGTCTACGCCGACGACGTGGCCGACGACTCCCCCCTCCGGCCGGCCCGGATCCAGGTGTTCGCCGCGCGCCACGAACTCGAACACGCCACCGCCCACGGGAGCATGGTCGCGCCGGCGACGGGCGACCGCGTCGTGGCCGTCGGCGCGGCCGCGGACGGCGAACTCGCCGGCTACAGTTCCCGCTCCGCGAACGGCACCGTCGACCTGGTCGCGCCGGGGGACGCCCGGACGCGCGCCGCGTCCGACCTCGTCGGCACCTCGGCCGCCGCCCCCTACGTCGCCGGCACCGCGGCGCTCATGGAGTCCGCCGGCCGCGACCCCTCGCCGGAGCGCGTCGAGACCATCCTCGAACGCACCGCCGACGGCGAGGGCGACTCGCTGGACGCCCTCGCGGCCGTCGAGGCGGCGAGCGACGACGCGACCGGCGGGACGGCCGCCGGCGACCCGGCGACCGACGACCGCTCGGTCGACGCCGGCGTGACGGACGGGCGGACGGCCGACGACCGGTCGACGCGTGACCGCTCGGCCGACGGCAACGCCACCCGCTCGGGCGGCCGCGACGACGGCTCGCGACCCGTCGGCGCCGACGGGGACGGCCGCTCCCGGGACGGCGTGAGCGACCGGAACGGTGAGGACGACCGGGACCGAACGGAACGACGGGACGATGGCCAGGCTGACGACCCGCGTCGCGCCGGCGGCTCCGGCGAGGCCGGCGACTCCGAGCGCGACGACCGGTCGGCCCGGCGGGACCGGGCCTGA
- a CDS encoding PQQ-binding-like beta-propeller repeat protein has product MVSRRTTLQAVGSVFAGVGAGCIGSSGPSSDRIRWRRSIRGTPLLDGGVLYAMDRLTLYALSPADGGTQWTAEYSESEFDRRLCLRSDIAVDDGRVYVPGCDGLRALRRPGGERAWFVGSPLRGGVAVGDGRVYANADDLLAVDAEAGTVDWRVDTGGERLTTPAATADGVVFTNRVDGVVTAFDTDGERRWRYRTDAETRSPTVEGETVYVATSTEPGRAGRLIALNRADGSVRWAVDTPSPKRGTRPVVDGDAVYLGCSGRDHGTLVALDRSDGAERWSYADENSTVYQPAVTDDAVYAGSNDDRIYAFSRAGEHRWQLETNSTVGTVVAGDDALYAANNERLFAIER; this is encoded by the coding sequence ATGGTCTCCCGCAGAACCACCCTCCAGGCCGTCGGGAGCGTCTTCGCCGGCGTCGGCGCCGGTTGCATCGGGTCGTCCGGACCCTCGTCGGATCGGATCCGCTGGCGGCGGAGCATCCGCGGCACGCCCCTCCTCGACGGCGGCGTCCTCTACGCGATGGATCGCCTGACGCTGTACGCCCTGTCGCCGGCCGACGGAGGCACGCAGTGGACGGCCGAGTACAGCGAGAGCGAGTTCGACCGCCGGCTCTGCCTGCGGAGCGACATCGCCGTCGACGACGGCCGGGTCTACGTCCCGGGCTGTGACGGCCTCCGGGCGCTTCGGCGGCCGGGCGGCGAGCGGGCGTGGTTCGTCGGGTCGCCGCTCAGGGGGGGCGTCGCCGTCGGCGACGGGCGGGTGTACGCGAACGCCGACGACCTGCTCGCCGTCGACGCCGAGGCCGGCACGGTGGACTGGCGCGTCGACACCGGCGGCGAGCGCCTCACGACGCCGGCCGCGACGGCCGACGGCGTCGTCTTCACCAACCGCGTCGACGGCGTCGTCACGGCGTTCGATACCGACGGCGAGCGTCGGTGGCGGTATCGGACCGACGCCGAGACCCGGAGCCCCACGGTCGAAGGGGAGACGGTGTACGTGGCCACGTCGACGGAGCCGGGTCGGGCGGGACGGCTGATCGCGCTGAACCGCGCCGACGGCTCCGTCCGGTGGGCGGTCGACACGCCGTCGCCGAAGCGGGGGACCCGACCCGTCGTCGACGGGGACGCGGTGTATCTCGGCTGTAGCGGGCGCGACCACGGGACGCTCGTCGCGCTCGATCGGTCGGACGGCGCCGAGCGCTGGTCGTACGCCGACGAGAACAGCACCGTCTACCAGCCGGCGGTGACCGACGACGCGGTGTACGCCGGCTCGAACGACGACCGGATCTACGCGTTCTCGCGGGCCGGCGAGCACCGGTGGCAACTGGAGACGAACAGCACCGTCGGAACGGTCGTCGCCGGCGACGACGCCCTCTACGCGGCGAACAACGAACGGCTGTTCGCCATCGAGCGCTGA
- a CDS encoding winged helix-turn-helix domain-containing protein gives MSEGPSTEELFALLDDEYARAILTRTSIEPMSAKTLSDRCDASLPTIYRRTERLVDCDLLAERTEIGEDGHHYSVFEARLDSLTVELDEGDLSVTVEAEATEDPADRFTDLWEGI, from the coding sequence GTGAGTGAGGGTCCTTCCACCGAGGAACTATTCGCGCTCCTCGACGACGAGTATGCGCGGGCGATCCTCACTCGGACGAGTATCGAACCGATGTCCGCCAAAACCCTGAGCGACCGATGCGATGCCTCCCTGCCCACGATATACCGGCGCACCGAGCGCCTCGTCGACTGTGACCTGCTGGCCGAACGAACCGAAATCGGCGAGGACGGCCACCACTACAGCGTCTTCGAGGCACGGCTCGACAGCCTCACCGTCGAACTGGACGAGGGTGACCTCTCGGTGACCGTCGAAGCGGAGGCGACCGAGGACCCGGCCGACCGCTTCACCGACCTCTGGGAGGGGATCTGA
- a CDS encoding DUF7521 family protein, which translates to MLRTISTGLYVNYLALLAVTLLGLVLGLAIVFQAYRGYRRNRSQPMLWLAVGLILLTVVPFVVSLTVASVGTALRFDPVVYTYYAPIFNRLIEVSGLVCILYSLYRRP; encoded by the coding sequence GTGCTCCGAACCATCAGCACGGGACTGTACGTGAACTACCTCGCGTTGCTGGCGGTGACGCTTTTGGGTCTGGTGCTCGGCCTCGCCATCGTCTTCCAGGCCTACCGTGGGTACCGACGCAACCGGAGCCAGCCGATGCTGTGGCTCGCGGTGGGGTTGATCCTGCTCACGGTCGTCCCGTTCGTGGTGTCGCTGACGGTCGCGTCCGTCGGGACCGCGCTCCGCTTCGACCCGGTGGTCTACACCTACTACGCCCCGATTTTCAACAGACTCATCGAGGTCTCCGGGCTGGTCTGCATCCTCTACTCGCTCTATCGTCGACCCTGA
- a CDS encoding SDR family oxidoreductase, with amino-acid sequence MSLDNSAAVVTGASSGIGEATAHELASRGAGVALAARSEERLDAIAADLEAEYGTETLVVPTDVRDEAAVEGLIESAVDAFGGLDVLVNNAGLGRGGEVADLSTEEYRAMMDTNVDGVFFATRAALPHLTASDGNLIFVGSFAGQYPRPGNPVYAATKWWLRGFAHSVEGQVGPDGVGVTVVNPTEVRTEFGDEDGDAFAERFDPGEVSEPEEIADAVGFAAAQDHSTVHEIDVYRRDKFEGW; translated from the coding sequence ATGAGTCTCGACAACAGCGCGGCCGTCGTGACGGGTGCGAGTTCGGGAATCGGCGAGGCGACCGCCCACGAGCTAGCGAGCCGGGGGGCAGGGGTCGCCCTGGCCGCGCGGAGCGAGGAGCGACTGGACGCCATCGCCGCGGATCTCGAAGCCGAGTACGGGACGGAGACGCTCGTCGTTCCGACGGACGTGCGCGACGAGGCGGCGGTCGAGGGGCTGATCGAGTCGGCCGTCGACGCGTTCGGTGGGCTGGACGTTCTCGTCAACAACGCGGGACTCGGCCGCGGCGGCGAGGTGGCCGACCTCTCGACCGAGGAGTACCGCGCGATGATGGACACGAACGTCGACGGCGTCTTCTTCGCGACGCGGGCGGCCCTCCCGCATCTGACGGCGTCCGACGGCAACCTGATCTTCGTCGGGAGTTTCGCGGGGCAGTACCCCCGGCCGGGGAACCCGGTGTACGCCGCGACGAAGTGGTGGCTGCGCGGGTTCGCCCACAGCGTCGAGGGGCAGGTCGGGCCGGACGGCGTCGGCGTCACCGTCGTCAACCCGACGGAGGTGCGGACGGAATTCGGCGACGAGGACGGCGACGCCTTCGCCGAGCGGTTCGACCCCGGCGAGGTGAGCGAGCCCGAGGAGATCGCGGACGCCGTCGGCTTCGCCGCCGCACAAGACCACTCGACGGTCCACGAGATCGACGTCTACCGCCGCGACAAGTTCGAGGGCTGGTAG
- a CDS encoding YegP family protein, with product MPEATFQVFETDAGEFRWRLRDDDGSILATSGEAYPTKGAATRRLQRVKHTAPTAGVESV from the coding sequence ATGCCCGAAGCGACGTTTCAGGTGTTCGAAACCGACGCCGGCGAGTTCCGCTGGCGGCTCCGCGACGACGACGGGTCGATCCTCGCGACGAGCGGGGAGGCCTACCCGACGAAGGGGGCGGCGACCCGCCGGCTCCAGCGCGTCAAGCACACGGCCCCGACGGCCGGCGTCGAGTCGGTCTGA
- a CDS encoding DUF7344 domain-containing protein — protein sequence MSPQLFPADTDELTRDALFSMLRNERRREVIHYLRDHEGPVDLRELSEYIAAIENDCERSAVTYKQRKRVQTALYQMHLPKLADQNIVDYDRRAGQVELADGAEDCLPYLDAVTDGNHFRWWRWYLIVAAVVSVPVGLAALGVRPFASVSGLGYAVVVCTAFAAVSVAQAVTERGR from the coding sequence ATGTCACCGCAACTCTTTCCGGCCGACACCGACGAACTCACCAGGGACGCGCTGTTCTCGATGTTGCGAAACGAGCGCCGCCGGGAGGTCATCCACTACCTCCGGGACCACGAGGGACCGGTCGACCTGCGGGAGTTGAGCGAGTACATCGCCGCCATCGAGAACGACTGCGAGCGGAGCGCGGTGACGTACAAGCAGCGCAAGCGGGTGCAGACCGCCCTCTACCAGATGCACCTGCCCAAACTCGCCGACCAGAACATCGTCGACTACGACCGACGCGCGGGACAGGTCGAACTCGCCGACGGGGCCGAGGACTGCCTCCCGTATCTCGACGCCGTGACGGACGGCAACCACTTCCGGTGGTGGCGGTGGTACCTCATCGTCGCCGCCGTCGTCTCGGTCCCGGTCGGCTTGGCCGCCCTCGGCGTCCGGCCCTTCGCTTCGGTGTCGGGGCTCGGCTACGCCGTCGTCGTCTGTACGGCCTTCGCCGCCGTCTCCGTCGCACAGGCCGTCACCGAGCGCGGCCGTTAG
- a CDS encoding helix-turn-helix transcriptional regulator encodes MSSDPSEVWDLVVRRADLLGELRDGPREKRALVSALSVSRSTVDRAVAELSTLGLVAETDGRIRSTVAGDLIAALYRDAAASVDELLSLAPYLEGLDEPIRPPPTFFGATEVVTADDDAHAPGERLIDAFLDADRCRLVRGSIRPAFSADVRERMVDGSLAVDATLCPDSVAVLRSYHGADLEQVLELERVTVREYAEPLHSGLYLFETDGDASVRLSIHDETTDRVRALLGTDRPEAVGWAERTLRDVRERSSRLTGR; translated from the coding sequence ATGTCCAGCGACCCCTCGGAGGTCTGGGACCTCGTGGTTCGGCGCGCCGACCTGCTCGGGGAACTGCGCGACGGGCCACGGGAGAAGCGGGCGCTGGTGTCGGCGCTGTCGGTCTCGCGGTCGACGGTCGACCGCGCGGTCGCGGAGCTCTCGACGCTCGGTCTCGTCGCGGAGACGGACGGTCGGATTCGCTCGACCGTCGCCGGCGACCTGATCGCGGCGCTCTACCGCGACGCGGCGGCGAGCGTCGACGAACTGCTGTCGCTGGCGCCGTATCTCGAGGGCCTCGACGAACCCATCCGCCCGCCGCCGACGTTCTTCGGCGCGACCGAGGTGGTGACGGCCGACGACGACGCCCACGCCCCCGGCGAACGCCTGATCGACGCGTTCCTCGACGCGGATCGGTGCCGACTCGTCCGCGGGTCCATCCGACCGGCCTTCTCCGCCGACGTCCGCGAGCGGATGGTCGACGGGTCGCTCGCCGTCGACGCGACCCTCTGTCCGGACTCCGTGGCCGTGTTGCGCTCCTATCACGGGGCCGACCTGGAGCAGGTCCTCGAACTGGAGCGCGTCACCGTCCGGGAGTACGCCGAGCCGCTCCACTCGGGGCTGTATCTGTTCGAAACCGACGGCGACGCCAGCGTGCGGCTGTCCATCCACGACGAGACGACCGACCGGGTTCGCGCCCTACTCGGCACCGACCGCCCCGAGGCGGTGGGCTGGGCCGAGCGCACGCTCCGTGACGTCCGCGAGCGGTCGTCGCGGCTCACCGGGCGGTGA
- a CDS encoding cytochrome b/b6 domain-containing protein, whose translation MTNLDHGKFTRVTTTFHSLLALDVFLLFFTGYSLTFNDELWWLLTLMGGAEGVTALHRVAGFGLISLIGFWAILMLTTDTGRSNFRAIVPTGDDVRAFIQDVQFVLGNADERHPNAKQFAGGDHESIPLLSYIGKGVVFIFAIELFLLTISGLLIWSKTGLMQYFGTKTAAMAFVVFHGLLGVIMLMGVMFHVFEHGFHPAFYPVEPKAFIPRELIPETHADGDISDLTLAPSWNTVSNVMGALTVVGIVSVMIGSIFDEGYPVPRELTVGGGPEHLLLTVGINAGIFVLFVGLVLSMYGNLLRVRWERRLEEERESGRTTATDGGTPDD comes from the coding sequence ATGACCAACCTCGATCACGGCAAGTTCACGCGGGTGACGACCACGTTCCACTCGCTGCTGGCGCTCGACGTGTTCCTCCTCTTTTTCACCGGCTACAGCCTCACCTTCAACGACGAACTCTGGTGGCTGCTGACGCTGATGGGGGGCGCAGAGGGCGTCACGGCCCTGCACCGGGTCGCGGGGTTCGGCCTCATCTCGCTCATCGGCTTCTGGGCCATCCTCATGCTCACGACCGACACCGGCCGGAGCAACTTCCGGGCGATCGTGCCCACCGGCGACGACGTGCGGGCGTTCATCCAGGACGTGCAGTTCGTCCTCGGCAACGCCGACGAACGCCACCCGAACGCCAAGCAGTTCGCCGGCGGCGACCACGAGTCGATCCCCCTGCTCTCCTACATCGGCAAGGGCGTCGTCTTCATCTTCGCCATCGAACTGTTCCTCCTGACGATCAGCGGCCTGCTCATCTGGAGCAAGACCGGCCTGATGCAGTACTTCGGCACGAAGACCGCCGCGATGGCGTTCGTCGTCTTCCACGGCCTCCTGGGGGTCATCATGCTGATGGGGGTCATGTTCCACGTCTTCGAACACGGCTTCCACCCGGCCTTCTACCCGGTCGAACCGAAGGCGTTCATCCCCCGCGAACTGATCCCCGAGACCCACGCCGACGGCGACATCTCCGACCTCACGCTCGCGCCGTCGTGGAACACCGTCAGCAACGTCATGGGCGCGCTCACGGTCGTCGGCATCGTCAGCGTGATGATCGGCTCCATCTTCGACGAGGGGTATCCGGTGCCACGGGAACTCACCGTCGGCGGCGGGCCCGAACACCTCCTGCTCACCGTCGGCATCAACGCCGGCATCTTCGTCCTCTTCGTCGGCCTCGTGCTGTCGATGTACGGCAACCTCCTGCGCGTGCGCTGGGAGCGCCGCCTCGAGGAGGAACGCGAGAGCGGCCGAACCACCGCCACCGACGGCGGCACGCCGGACGACTAG